The following coding sequences are from one Bufo bufo chromosome 2, aBufBuf1.1, whole genome shotgun sequence window:
- the LOC120990570 gene encoding rho-related BTB domain-containing protein 2-like isoform X1: MDADLDYERPNVETIKCVVVGDNAVGKTRLICARACNATLTQYQLLATHVPTVWAIDQYRVCQEVLERSRDVVDEVSVSLRLWDTFGDHHKDRRFAYGRSDVVVLCFSLANPYSLRHVKSMWLPEIKHFCPRTPVVLVGCQLDLRYADLDAVNRARRPLAKPIKPTDILSPETGHEVAKELGIPYYETSVVAQFGVKDVFDNAIRAALISRRHLQFWKSHLKKVQHPLLQAPFLPPKPPPPIIHLPDPPQNNGQGPAALFCTPLCADVVFHLLSGQKIFAHKVYLATACSKFYDLFTLELLPAEMNDEKPTQRSPGVNEPLWTRNLAIEGKCEALNGQLLSLMTSDEDGGSDVNGGGNTRLGWGRNLSDWGRGFVSVQIDIVDDPLTQRKRSMMVIQMDALIQEQPLRAVLEYLYTGHLNQSRAELMQIATIAEALEVFDLRMMVSNLLNKEGFMNQEITKAFHVRRANRIRECLSRGLFSDVVFTVDDGPVPAHKPLLIANCDWMVAMFRGSFRESFTRGVSLPGTSSSCLRAVLEYLYLGHFSPRPELDCTELLILSNRLCLPHLQALTEQHAVDELLASCVQGADIAGQVLQYLDIAQFHNAKQLTDWCLHYICTNYNAVCRRFPRELKYMSPDNKSHFERCRWPPVWYLKEEDRYLRCRKEREREEEMIRKQHSKSKWCFWRPSSSTSSSSVS, from the exons ATGGACGCTGACCTGGACTATGAGCGGCCCAATGTGGAGACCATTAAGTGTGTGGTAGTGGGAGACAATGCGGTGGGGAAGACCCGACTTATCTGTGCCCGAGCCTGTAATGCCACGCTGACCCAGTACCAGCTGCTCGCCACCCACGTGCCTACCGTGTGGGCCATCGACCAGTACAGAGTGTGCCAGGAG GTCCTGGAGCGCTCCCGTGATGTGGTGGACGAGGTCAGCGTCTCCCTCCGCCTCTGGGACACATTTGGAGACCACCACAAGGACAGGCGCTTTGCTTATGGGAG GTCTGACGTGGTGGTTCTTTGCTTCTCTTTGGCTAACCCTTATTCTCTGCGTCACGTCAAGAGCATGTGGCTGCCAGAGATCAAGCACTTCTGCCCTCGCACTCCTGTGGTGTTGGTGGGGTGTCAGCTGGACCTGCGGTATGCTGATCTGGATGCTGTGAATCGAGCCCGCCGCCCCCTGGCTAA ACCTATAAAGCCTACAGACATTCTGTCTCCAGAGACTGGCCATGAGGTGGCCAAAGAGCTAGGCATCCCCTATTACGAGACCAGTGTGGTGGCGCAGTTTGGGGTGAAGGATGTCTTTGACAATGCCATACGGGCAGCCCTTATTTCAAGAAGACACTTGCAGTTTTGGAAGTCTCATTTAAAGAAAGTTCAGCATCCATTGCTCCAAGCTCCATTCCTACCTCCTAAGCCTCCTCCACCCATCATACACCTCCCAGATCCTCCACAAAACAATGGCCAAGGCCCAGCTGCCCTGTTTTGCACCCCTCTGTGTGCTGATGTGGTTTTCCATTTGCTGAGTGGACAGAAGATCTTTGCCCATAAAGTCTATTTGGCCACTGCATGTTCCAAATTTTATGACCTCTTCACTTTAGAATTGTTACCTGCGGAGATGAATGATGAGAAGCCAACACAACGGAGTCCAGGGGTGAATGAACCTTTGTGGACTAGGAACCTTGCCATTGAGGGAAAATGTGAGGCCTTAAATGGACAGCTGCTTAGTCTTATGACTTCTGATGAGGATGGTGGTAGTGATGTGAATGGCGGAGGGAACACTCGTCTCGGTTGGGGCAGAAATTTGTCAGATTGGGGTAGAGGCTTTGTCAGCGTACAAATAGACATTGTAGACGATCCACTAACACAACGCAAAAGGTCAATGATGGTCATCCAGATGGATGCGCTCATCCAGGAGCAGCCACTAAGGGCAGTGCTGGAGTACTTGTACACGGGACACTTGAACCAGAGTAGGGCCGAGCTCATGCAGATCGCCACCATCGCCGAGGCCTTAGAGGTCTTTGACCTTCGTATGATGGTCTCCAACCTGCTAAATAAAGAGGGCTTCATGAATCAAGAAATCACAAAAGCCTTTCATGTGAGAAGAGCGAACCGGATCCGGGAGTGTCTGAGCCGAGGTCTCTTCTCTG ATGTGGTATTTACAGTGGACGACGGCCCCGTACCTGCCCACAAGCCCCTTCTGATAGCAAACTGTGACTGGATGGTGGCCATGTTCCGGGGCTCATTTCGGGAGAGCTTCACCCGAGGG GTCTCTCTGCCCGGCACGTCGTCCTCCTGCCTGCGGGCAGTTCTGGAGTATCTGTACCTTGGTCATTTCTCACCAAGACCCGAGCTGGACTGTACGGAACTCCTGATCCTGAGTAACCGGCTGTGTCTTCCGCACCTGCAGGCTCTGACTG AGCAACATGCTGTGGATGAGCTCCTGGCGTCCTGTGTGCAGGGAGCAGATATAGCTGGACAAGTTCTCCAGTATCTGGACATAGCGCAG TTCCACAATGCCAAGCAGCTGACGGACTGGTGCCTCCACTACATCTGTACCAACTACAATGCTGTGTGCCGAAGGTTTCCCCGGGAGCTGAAATACATGTCGCCAG ATAATAAGAGCCACTTTGAGCGCTGTCGTTGGCCCCCGGTGTGGTATCTGAAGGAAGAAGATCGCTACCTGCGCTGCAGGAAGGAGCGCGAAcgtgaagaggagatgatccgtaAACAGCACAGCAAGAGTAAGTGGTGTTTCTGGCGGCCATcatcctccacttcctcatcATCGGTGTCCTGA
- the LOC120990570 gene encoding rho-related BTB domain-containing protein 2-like isoform X4 encodes MDADLDYERPNVETIKCVVVGDNAVGKTRLICARACNATLTQYQLLATHVPTVWAIDQYRVCQEVLERSRDVVDEVSVSLRLWDTFGDHHKDRRFAYGRSDVVVLCFSLANPYSLRHVKSMWLPEIKHFCPRTPVVLVGCQLDLRYADLDAVNRARRPLAKPIKPTDILSPETGHEVAKELGIPYYETSVVAQFGVKDVFDNAIRAALISRRHLQFWKSHLKKVQHPLLQAPFLPPKPPPPIIHLPDPPQNNGQGPAALFCTPLCADVVFHLLSGQKIFAHKVYLATACSKFYDLFTLELLPAEMNDEKPTQRSPGVNEPLWTRNLAIEGKYVVFTVDDGPVPAHKPLLIANCDWMVAMFRGSFRESFTRGVSLPGTSSSCLRAVLEYLYLGHFSPRPELDCTELLILSNRLCLPHLQALTEQHAVDELLASCVQGADIAGQVLQYLDIAQFHNAKQLTDWCLHYICTNYNAVCRRFPRELKYMSPDNKSHFERCRWPPVWYLKEEDRYLRCRKEREREEEMIRKQHSKSKWCFWRPSSSTSSSSVS; translated from the exons ATGGACGCTGACCTGGACTATGAGCGGCCCAATGTGGAGACCATTAAGTGTGTGGTAGTGGGAGACAATGCGGTGGGGAAGACCCGACTTATCTGTGCCCGAGCCTGTAATGCCACGCTGACCCAGTACCAGCTGCTCGCCACCCACGTGCCTACCGTGTGGGCCATCGACCAGTACAGAGTGTGCCAGGAG GTCCTGGAGCGCTCCCGTGATGTGGTGGACGAGGTCAGCGTCTCCCTCCGCCTCTGGGACACATTTGGAGACCACCACAAGGACAGGCGCTTTGCTTATGGGAG GTCTGACGTGGTGGTTCTTTGCTTCTCTTTGGCTAACCCTTATTCTCTGCGTCACGTCAAGAGCATGTGGCTGCCAGAGATCAAGCACTTCTGCCCTCGCACTCCTGTGGTGTTGGTGGGGTGTCAGCTGGACCTGCGGTATGCTGATCTGGATGCTGTGAATCGAGCCCGCCGCCCCCTGGCTAA ACCTATAAAGCCTACAGACATTCTGTCTCCAGAGACTGGCCATGAGGTGGCCAAAGAGCTAGGCATCCCCTATTACGAGACCAGTGTGGTGGCGCAGTTTGGGGTGAAGGATGTCTTTGACAATGCCATACGGGCAGCCCTTATTTCAAGAAGACACTTGCAGTTTTGGAAGTCTCATTTAAAGAAAGTTCAGCATCCATTGCTCCAAGCTCCATTCCTACCTCCTAAGCCTCCTCCACCCATCATACACCTCCCAGATCCTCCACAAAACAATGGCCAAGGCCCAGCTGCCCTGTTTTGCACCCCTCTGTGTGCTGATGTGGTTTTCCATTTGCTGAGTGGACAGAAGATCTTTGCCCATAAAGTCTATTTGGCCACTGCATGTTCCAAATTTTATGACCTCTTCACTTTAGAATTGTTACCTGCGGAGATGAATGATGAGAAGCCAACACAACGGAGTCCAGGGGTGAATGAACCTTTGTGGACTAGGAACCTTGCCATTGAGGGAAAAT ATGTGGTATTTACAGTGGACGACGGCCCCGTACCTGCCCACAAGCCCCTTCTGATAGCAAACTGTGACTGGATGGTGGCCATGTTCCGGGGCTCATTTCGGGAGAGCTTCACCCGAGGG GTCTCTCTGCCCGGCACGTCGTCCTCCTGCCTGCGGGCAGTTCTGGAGTATCTGTACCTTGGTCATTTCTCACCAAGACCCGAGCTGGACTGTACGGAACTCCTGATCCTGAGTAACCGGCTGTGTCTTCCGCACCTGCAGGCTCTGACTG AGCAACATGCTGTGGATGAGCTCCTGGCGTCCTGTGTGCAGGGAGCAGATATAGCTGGACAAGTTCTCCAGTATCTGGACATAGCGCAG TTCCACAATGCCAAGCAGCTGACGGACTGGTGCCTCCACTACATCTGTACCAACTACAATGCTGTGTGCCGAAGGTTTCCCCGGGAGCTGAAATACATGTCGCCAG ATAATAAGAGCCACTTTGAGCGCTGTCGTTGGCCCCCGGTGTGGTATCTGAAGGAAGAAGATCGCTACCTGCGCTGCAGGAAGGAGCGCGAAcgtgaagaggagatgatccgtaAACAGCACAGCAAGAGTAAGTGGTGTTTCTGGCGGCCATcatcctccacttcctcatcATCGGTGTCCTGA
- the LOC120990570 gene encoding rho-related BTB domain-containing protein 2-like isoform X3: MWLPEIKHFCPRTPVVLVGCQLDLRYADLDAVNRARRPLAKPIKPTDILSPETGHEVAKELGIPYYETSVVAQFGVKDVFDNAIRAALISRRHLQFWKSHLKKVQHPLLQAPFLPPKPPPPIIHLPDPPQNNGQGPAALFCTPLCADVVFHLLSGQKIFAHKVYLATACSKFYDLFTLELLPAEMNDEKPTQRSPGVNEPLWTRNLAIEGKCEALNGQLLSLMTSDEDGGSDVNGGGNTRLGWGRNLSDWGRGFVSVQIDIVDDPLTQRKRSMMVIQMDALIQEQPLRAVLEYLYTGHLNQSRAELMQIATIAEALEVFDLRMMVSNLLNKEGFMNQEITKAFHVRRANRIRECLSRGLFSDVVFTVDDGPVPAHKPLLIANCDWMVAMFRGSFRESFTRGVSLPGTSSSCLRAVLEYLYLGHFSPRPELDCTELLILSNRLCLPHLQALTEQHAVDELLASCVQGADIAGQVLQYLDIAQFHNAKQLTDWCLHYICTNYNAVCRRFPRELKYMSPDNKSHFERCRWPPVWYLKEEDRYLRCRKEREREEEMIRKQHSKSKWCFWRPSSSTSSSSVS; encoded by the exons ATGTGGCTGCCAGAGATCAAGCACTTCTGCCCTCGCACTCCTGTGGTGTTGGTGGGGTGTCAGCTGGACCTGCGGTATGCTGATCTGGATGCTGTGAATCGAGCCCGCCGCCCCCTGGCTAA ACCTATAAAGCCTACAGACATTCTGTCTCCAGAGACTGGCCATGAGGTGGCCAAAGAGCTAGGCATCCCCTATTACGAGACCAGTGTGGTGGCGCAGTTTGGGGTGAAGGATGTCTTTGACAATGCCATACGGGCAGCCCTTATTTCAAGAAGACACTTGCAGTTTTGGAAGTCTCATTTAAAGAAAGTTCAGCATCCATTGCTCCAAGCTCCATTCCTACCTCCTAAGCCTCCTCCACCCATCATACACCTCCCAGATCCTCCACAAAACAATGGCCAAGGCCCAGCTGCCCTGTTTTGCACCCCTCTGTGTGCTGATGTGGTTTTCCATTTGCTGAGTGGACAGAAGATCTTTGCCCATAAAGTCTATTTGGCCACTGCATGTTCCAAATTTTATGACCTCTTCACTTTAGAATTGTTACCTGCGGAGATGAATGATGAGAAGCCAACACAACGGAGTCCAGGGGTGAATGAACCTTTGTGGACTAGGAACCTTGCCATTGAGGGAAAATGTGAGGCCTTAAATGGACAGCTGCTTAGTCTTATGACTTCTGATGAGGATGGTGGTAGTGATGTGAATGGCGGAGGGAACACTCGTCTCGGTTGGGGCAGAAATTTGTCAGATTGGGGTAGAGGCTTTGTCAGCGTACAAATAGACATTGTAGACGATCCACTAACACAACGCAAAAGGTCAATGATGGTCATCCAGATGGATGCGCTCATCCAGGAGCAGCCACTAAGGGCAGTGCTGGAGTACTTGTACACGGGACACTTGAACCAGAGTAGGGCCGAGCTCATGCAGATCGCCACCATCGCCGAGGCCTTAGAGGTCTTTGACCTTCGTATGATGGTCTCCAACCTGCTAAATAAAGAGGGCTTCATGAATCAAGAAATCACAAAAGCCTTTCATGTGAGAAGAGCGAACCGGATCCGGGAGTGTCTGAGCCGAGGTCTCTTCTCTG ATGTGGTATTTACAGTGGACGACGGCCCCGTACCTGCCCACAAGCCCCTTCTGATAGCAAACTGTGACTGGATGGTGGCCATGTTCCGGGGCTCATTTCGGGAGAGCTTCACCCGAGGG GTCTCTCTGCCCGGCACGTCGTCCTCCTGCCTGCGGGCAGTTCTGGAGTATCTGTACCTTGGTCATTTCTCACCAAGACCCGAGCTGGACTGTACGGAACTCCTGATCCTGAGTAACCGGCTGTGTCTTCCGCACCTGCAGGCTCTGACTG AGCAACATGCTGTGGATGAGCTCCTGGCGTCCTGTGTGCAGGGAGCAGATATAGCTGGACAAGTTCTCCAGTATCTGGACATAGCGCAG TTCCACAATGCCAAGCAGCTGACGGACTGGTGCCTCCACTACATCTGTACCAACTACAATGCTGTGTGCCGAAGGTTTCCCCGGGAGCTGAAATACATGTCGCCAG ATAATAAGAGCCACTTTGAGCGCTGTCGTTGGCCCCCGGTGTGGTATCTGAAGGAAGAAGATCGCTACCTGCGCTGCAGGAAGGAGCGCGAAcgtgaagaggagatgatccgtaAACAGCACAGCAAGAGTAAGTGGTGTTTCTGGCGGCCATcatcctccacttcctcatcATCGGTGTCCTGA
- the LOC120990570 gene encoding rho-related BTB domain-containing protein 2-like isoform X2, whose amino-acid sequence MDADLDYERPNVETIKCVVVGDNAVGKTRLICARACNATLTQYQLLATHVPTVWAIDQYRVCQEVLERSRDVVDEVSVSLRLWDTFGDHHKDRRFAYGRSDVVVLCFSLANPYSLRHVKSMWLPEIKHFCPRTPVVLVGCQLDLRYADLDAVNRARRPLAKPIKPTDILSPETGHEVAKELGIPYYETSVVAQFGVKDVFDNAIRAALISRRHLQFWKSHLKKVQHPLLQAPFLPPKPPPPIIHLPDPPQNNGQGPAALFCTPLCADVVFHLLSGQKIFAHKVYLATACSKFYDLFTLELLPAEMNDEKPTQRSPGVNEPLWTRNLAIEGKCEALNGQLLSLMTSDEDGGSDVNGGGNTRLGWGRNLSDWGRGFVSVQIDIVDDPLTQRKRSMMVIQMDALIQEQPLRAVLEYLYTGHLNQSRAELMQIATIAEALEVFDLRMMVSNLLNKEGFMNQEITKAFHVRRANRIRECLSRGLFSDVVFTVDDGPVPAHKPLLIANCDWMVAMFRGSFRESFTRGVSLPGTSSSCLRAVLEYLYLGHFSPRPELDCTELLILSNRLCLPHLQALTEQHAVDELLASCVQGADIAGQVLQYLDIAQFHNAKQLTDWCLHYICTNYNAVCRRFPRELKYMSPDNKSHFERCRWPPVWYLKEEDRYLRCRKEREREEEMIRKQHSKN is encoded by the exons ATGGACGCTGACCTGGACTATGAGCGGCCCAATGTGGAGACCATTAAGTGTGTGGTAGTGGGAGACAATGCGGTGGGGAAGACCCGACTTATCTGTGCCCGAGCCTGTAATGCCACGCTGACCCAGTACCAGCTGCTCGCCACCCACGTGCCTACCGTGTGGGCCATCGACCAGTACAGAGTGTGCCAGGAG GTCCTGGAGCGCTCCCGTGATGTGGTGGACGAGGTCAGCGTCTCCCTCCGCCTCTGGGACACATTTGGAGACCACCACAAGGACAGGCGCTTTGCTTATGGGAG GTCTGACGTGGTGGTTCTTTGCTTCTCTTTGGCTAACCCTTATTCTCTGCGTCACGTCAAGAGCATGTGGCTGCCAGAGATCAAGCACTTCTGCCCTCGCACTCCTGTGGTGTTGGTGGGGTGTCAGCTGGACCTGCGGTATGCTGATCTGGATGCTGTGAATCGAGCCCGCCGCCCCCTGGCTAA ACCTATAAAGCCTACAGACATTCTGTCTCCAGAGACTGGCCATGAGGTGGCCAAAGAGCTAGGCATCCCCTATTACGAGACCAGTGTGGTGGCGCAGTTTGGGGTGAAGGATGTCTTTGACAATGCCATACGGGCAGCCCTTATTTCAAGAAGACACTTGCAGTTTTGGAAGTCTCATTTAAAGAAAGTTCAGCATCCATTGCTCCAAGCTCCATTCCTACCTCCTAAGCCTCCTCCACCCATCATACACCTCCCAGATCCTCCACAAAACAATGGCCAAGGCCCAGCTGCCCTGTTTTGCACCCCTCTGTGTGCTGATGTGGTTTTCCATTTGCTGAGTGGACAGAAGATCTTTGCCCATAAAGTCTATTTGGCCACTGCATGTTCCAAATTTTATGACCTCTTCACTTTAGAATTGTTACCTGCGGAGATGAATGATGAGAAGCCAACACAACGGAGTCCAGGGGTGAATGAACCTTTGTGGACTAGGAACCTTGCCATTGAGGGAAAATGTGAGGCCTTAAATGGACAGCTGCTTAGTCTTATGACTTCTGATGAGGATGGTGGTAGTGATGTGAATGGCGGAGGGAACACTCGTCTCGGTTGGGGCAGAAATTTGTCAGATTGGGGTAGAGGCTTTGTCAGCGTACAAATAGACATTGTAGACGATCCACTAACACAACGCAAAAGGTCAATGATGGTCATCCAGATGGATGCGCTCATCCAGGAGCAGCCACTAAGGGCAGTGCTGGAGTACTTGTACACGGGACACTTGAACCAGAGTAGGGCCGAGCTCATGCAGATCGCCACCATCGCCGAGGCCTTAGAGGTCTTTGACCTTCGTATGATGGTCTCCAACCTGCTAAATAAAGAGGGCTTCATGAATCAAGAAATCACAAAAGCCTTTCATGTGAGAAGAGCGAACCGGATCCGGGAGTGTCTGAGCCGAGGTCTCTTCTCTG ATGTGGTATTTACAGTGGACGACGGCCCCGTACCTGCCCACAAGCCCCTTCTGATAGCAAACTGTGACTGGATGGTGGCCATGTTCCGGGGCTCATTTCGGGAGAGCTTCACCCGAGGG GTCTCTCTGCCCGGCACGTCGTCCTCCTGCCTGCGGGCAGTTCTGGAGTATCTGTACCTTGGTCATTTCTCACCAAGACCCGAGCTGGACTGTACGGAACTCCTGATCCTGAGTAACCGGCTGTGTCTTCCGCACCTGCAGGCTCTGACTG AGCAACATGCTGTGGATGAGCTCCTGGCGTCCTGTGTGCAGGGAGCAGATATAGCTGGACAAGTTCTCCAGTATCTGGACATAGCGCAG TTCCACAATGCCAAGCAGCTGACGGACTGGTGCCTCCACTACATCTGTACCAACTACAATGCTGTGTGCCGAAGGTTTCCCCGGGAGCTGAAATACATGTCGCCAG ATAATAAGAGCCACTTTGAGCGCTGTCGTTGGCCCCCGGTGTGGTATCTGAAGGAAGAAGATCGCTACCTGCGCTGCAGGAAGGAGCGCGAAcgtgaagaggagatgatccgtaAACAGCACAGCAAGA